From Pseudanabaena galeata CCNP1313, a single genomic window includes:
- a CDS encoding toxin-antitoxin system TumE family protein: MDAEQYLSEIKTKLIISPAILSFTVVEEQDLSDRGYFRARVILANNDFLEVSEYFIVDNNKTIPQRYRYQWMDDTQSTLRKRWDNVPHFPNLPNFPHHIHIASEGNVESSQAIGILEVLQIIEQEISEN, translated from the coding sequence ATGGATGCAGAGCAATATCTAAGTGAGATTAAAACTAAGCTAATTATTAGTCCTGCTATTCTTTCTTTTACAGTTGTAGAAGAACAAGATTTAAGCGATCGAGGCTATTTTCGAGCTAGAGTCATTCTTGCAAATAATGATTTTCTGGAAGTCTCCGAATACTTCATCGTTGATAACAATAAAACTATTCCACAACGCTATCGTTATCAATGGATGGATGATACACAATCTACTCTACGCAAACGATGGGACAATGTTCCACATTTCCCAAACCTTCCTAACTTTCCCCATCATATCCATATTGCCTCTGAAGGTAATGTTGAATCAAGCCAAGCAATAGGAATTTTGGAAGTATTACAAATTATCGAACAAGAAATTTCTGAAAACTAG
- a CDS encoding type II toxin-antitoxin system VapC family toxin produces the protein MSKVIIIDTGFLVALLNRSEQYHNWVKTQLSNISAPLLTCEAVITETCFLLQKIHQGEDTVLSLINRGKIQIPFRIDEDSTIIRELMQRYQSVPMSLADACLVRMTEIYPNSILLTLDSDFRIYRKNKNQMIPLIIPDP, from the coding sequence ATGAGCAAAGTCATCATTATTGACACAGGATTTTTAGTCGCGCTATTAAATCGTAGCGAACAGTACCATAATTGGGTGAAAACTCAACTTAGCAATATTTCCGCACCTTTGCTCACCTGTGAAGCTGTGATCACTGAAACCTGTTTTTTACTACAAAAAATTCACCAAGGAGAAGATACAGTCCTAAGTCTCATCAACCGAGGAAAAATTCAAATTCCTTTTCGTATTGATGAAGACTCAACCATTATTCGAGAACTCATGCAACGATATCAGTCCGTTCCTATGTCTCTAGCTGATGCTTGTCTCGTGAGGATGACAGAAATTTATCCTAATAGTATTCTTTTGACCCTTGATAGCGATTTTAGGATCTATCGAAAAAACAAAAACCAGATGATTCCCCTGATTATCCCTGACCCCTAA
- a CDS encoding Eco57I restriction-modification methylase domain-containing protein has protein sequence MTTTQIVKNSTGLHIEGNLIAGDYLADLVTGSIKGQSPEDFGFAKADKLADEIATVWGEAKKFWAGFKKSREESGFSESGTTETRKAWVVPLLYNLGYLPSFRGEAEIVDGQSFAISHRAGMPSPPSPLSQKGRGGERESEILSPSPSGRGARGEGEPPIHITGCRIRLDQKPPSGNPRLSAHGLMQEYLNRTEHLWGIVTNGLHWRLLRDSSLMTRLTYIEFDLEQILEGESFAEFGLFYRLFHRSRLPLGMDDAHECLLEFYHQETLQQGGRVRDRLRDGVERAIVQLGNGFLQHPKNQALRDALTPPSPSLEGENPSPPAPLPSGERGAGKISDRDFYRQILLLIYRLLFLMVAESRNLLLTGEDPEKVRIYEEYYSIERLRALAEKAIVPRREGFQDLWQGLRVTFCLFDENWRGELLGLSPLNGDLFGSTTLPELNVSALDNYDLMVVIRNLSLYAPTDKAQLRRVNYAALDVEELGSVYESLLDFHPQVSLPPSPPAPLPRGEGRNWEFLLVAGSDRKTTGAYYTPSELVAQLVKSALEPVIAERMNEAKNSLTPQPPLPRGEGEQENLLLLPSPSGRGAGGEGLQQLQESALLSIKVCDPACGSGHFLLAAARRIGKELAKVRTGEAAPSPEPLREATRDVIQHCIYGVDINPLAVDLCKVALWIEGFAKGMPLNFLDHRIKCGNSLVGVLNLDVLNKGIPDEAFKAVTGDDKALSSIKKKANKQERLKDLKGQLSTAGQLDDDLAEIASAWQELDRIPENTPEFVKQKKERYEANQRDRKWWRSRSACNLWTAAFFMPLTEQNLQLLPTTAALVRLLNEEIPSPPSPLSQNSTSYANSLPSPPSPLSQNSTSYANSLPSPPSPLSQKGRGGTGTGEDLAPLSPLGRGAGGEGLPAIGIRDIVDAANQLASEKGFFHWALEFPDVFENDGFDCILGNPPWEQLQLDPREFFVSRIAEIADAKNMSARNKLIENLKKDNPSVYDEYELAKHDIDCQQKFIHDSNRFPLTSYGRINLYPLFCELGRNIISPNGIAGLIVPTGIATDSFNQYFLGDLVNTSRLQGIKGFQNERFIFSGIHHSVSFCLIFIAGLAVKPQSMCFSWCSWNILEANDIARQITLTKDDFIAINPNTLTCPIFRTKYDADLTKNIYLNIPVLENEKTGENPWSISFALMFMMNTDSNLFKDSPAENLLPLYEAKMFYLFDHRLATYEGATQDQLNVGILPRIEDLQKSNPFCVSTPHYWIDRNEVESKLDGKWKRNWLITFRDITRSNNERTAIFTILPRVAIGNNAPLIMFNDKYLNLAACLLSNFCSLVFDFVTRHKVGGTHMNFFIVKQLPVLPPDRYSQNDINYITPRVLELTYTAWDIKPFADDLWNPTPTRSQSEVEGSNAETDSILTQASDKQQLGLDLELDLTGKKQLELTTPPDPTHQTHLRQLILEQWQANRAAFEQDPHPPAPSPKEGEGEQDSLRTPLPTWERGRGEGLTDNLEGIPLPPFIWHETRRAQIRAELDAYYAKLYGLIRDELRYILDPADIYGTDFPSETFRVLKNNEMKKYGEYRTQRLVLEAWDKLGY, from the coding sequence TCTGGGAGAGGGGCTAGGGGTGAGGGCGAACCTCCGATTCACATTACTGGATGCAGAATAAGACTTGACCAGAAGCCGCCGAGTGGAAATCCGAGGCTGTCGGCGCATGGGTTGATGCAGGAATATCTCAATCGGACTGAGCATTTGTGGGGGATTGTGACTAATGGCTTGCATTGGCGGTTGTTGCGTGATTCTTCGTTGATGACGAGGCTTACTTATATTGAGTTCGATCTTGAGCAAATTCTCGAAGGGGAAAGCTTTGCGGAATTTGGGTTGTTTTATCGCCTATTTCACCGATCGCGCTTGCCGCTAGGGATGGACGATGCCCATGAGTGCCTGTTGGAGTTTTATCATCAAGAAACTTTGCAGCAGGGCGGCAGGGTACGCGATCGCCTACGGGATGGTGTCGAAAGAGCGATCGTCCAATTAGGTAATGGTTTCTTACAGCATCCAAAAAATCAAGCATTGAGGGATGCTCTTACTCCCCCTTCGCCCTCATTGGAAGGGGAAAATCCCTCACCCCCAGCCCCTCTCCCAAGCGGGGAGAGGGGAGCAGGAAAAATCAGCGATCGTGATTTTTATCGACAAATTCTGTTACTGATCTACCGCTTACTATTCTTGATGGTGGCGGAGTCGCGCAATTTATTACTGACGGGAGAAGATCCTGAAAAGGTACGGATTTATGAGGAGTATTACAGCATCGAGCGTTTACGCGCTCTAGCAGAAAAGGCGATCGTTCCTCGCCGCGAGGGATTTCAAGACCTATGGCAAGGTTTGCGGGTGACGTTTTGCCTTTTTGATGAAAATTGGCGCGGTGAGTTGTTGGGGCTATCGCCGCTAAATGGTGATTTGTTCGGCTCAACGACTTTGCCAGAGCTAAATGTCAGTGCGTTAGATAATTACGATCTCATGGTCGTCATTCGCAATCTATCGCTCTATGCACCGACCGATAAGGCGCAACTGCGGCGGGTTAATTATGCGGCGCTGGATGTGGAGGAGTTGGGTAGTGTTTATGAGAGTCTGTTAGATTTTCATCCACAGGTGAGTTTGCCGCCCTCACCCCCAGCCCCTCTCCCAAGGGGAGAGGGGAGAAATTGGGAATTTTTATTAGTGGCGGGTAGCGATCGCAAAACGACAGGAGCCTATTACACGCCATCGGAGCTTGTGGCGCAGTTGGTGAAGAGTGCCTTGGAGCCTGTGATTGCAGAAAGGATGAATGAGGCGAAGAATTCCCTCACCCCCCAGCCCCCTCTCCCTAGGGGAGAGGGGGAGCAGGAAAATCTTCTCTTGCTCCCCTCTCCCTCAGGGAGAGGGGCTGGGGGTGAGGGTCTTCAACAACTTCAAGAATCCGCACTCCTCTCCATCAAAGTTTGCGATCCTGCCTGTGGATCTGGACATTTCCTGTTGGCAGCAGCACGGCGGATTGGGAAAGAATTGGCTAAAGTGCGGACGGGGGAGGCTGCGCCTAGTCCCGAACCTTTGCGTGAGGCGACCCGTGATGTGATTCAGCATTGCATTTATGGTGTGGATATCAATCCCCTCGCGGTTGATCTTTGCAAGGTTGCCCTCTGGATTGAGGGTTTTGCGAAGGGAATGCCCCTTAATTTCCTTGACCATCGCATTAAGTGCGGTAACTCGTTGGTGGGTGTTTTAAATCTCGATGTTTTAAATAAAGGGATTCCTGATGAGGCGTTTAAGGCGGTGACGGGGGATGACAAGGCGCTGTCTAGTATCAAGAAGAAGGCGAATAAGCAGGAAAGGCTTAAGGATCTCAAGGGGCAACTCTCGACGGCGGGTCAGTTAGATGATGATTTGGCGGAAATTGCCTCAGCATGGCAGGAGCTAGATCGGATTCCTGAGAATACGCCTGAGTTTGTGAAGCAGAAGAAGGAACGCTATGAGGCTAATCAACGCGATCGCAAGTGGTGGCGAAGTCGTTCGGCTTGCAATTTGTGGACGGCGGCGTTTTTTATGCCTTTGACTGAGCAGAATTTGCAGTTATTACCAACTACGGCGGCGTTGGTGCGGTTGCTGAATGAGGAAATTCCCTCACCCCCTAGCCCCCTCTCCCAAAACTCTACTAGCTATGCCAATAGCTTACCCTCACCCCCTAGCCCCCTCTCCCAAAACTCTACTAGCTATGCCAATAGCTTACCCTCACCCCCTAGCCCCCTCTCCCAAAAAGGGAGAGGGGGAACAGGAACAGGAGAAGATCTTGCTCCCCTCTCCCCCCTTGGGAGAGGGGCTGGGGGTGAGGGTCTTCCAGCTATAGGCATCAGAGATATTGTTGATGCAGCGAATCAGTTAGCCTCTGAGAAGGGCTTTTTTCATTGGGCTTTAGAGTTTCCTGATGTGTTTGAGAATGATGGTTTTGATTGCATTCTCGGTAATCCTCCTTGGGAGCAATTACAACTTGATCCAAGAGAATTCTTTGTTTCTCGAATTGCTGAAATTGCTGACGCTAAAAATATGTCTGCTCGCAATAAATTAATCGAGAATCTGAAAAAAGATAATCCATCTGTTTATGATGAATATGAATTAGCTAAACATGATATTGATTGCCAACAAAAATTTATACACGATAGTAATCGCTTCCCTTTAACTAGTTATGGGCGTATTAACTTATATCCTCTATTTTGTGAACTAGGCAGAAATATAATTTCTCCAAATGGAATAGCAGGATTAATAGTTCCTACTGGAATAGCTACAGATTCCTTTAATCAATACTTTCTTGGTGATTTGGTAAATACGTCCAGATTGCAAGGTATCAAAGGATTTCAAAATGAAAGATTTATATTTTCTGGTATTCATCATTCAGTTTCTTTTTGCTTGATTTTTATAGCAGGTTTAGCAGTAAAGCCTCAATCAATGTGCTTCTCTTGGTGTTCTTGGAATATTTTAGAAGCTAATGATATAGCTAGACAAATAACGTTAACCAAAGATGATTTCATTGCAATTAATCCTAATACTTTGACTTGTCCAATCTTTAGGACAAAATATGATGCTGATTTGACAAAAAATATCTATCTAAATATTCCTGTTTTAGAAAATGAGAAAACTGGAGAGAATCCTTGGTCTATTTCTTTCGCTTTAATGTTTATGATGAACACAGATAGTAATTTATTTAAAGACAGTCCAGCAGAAAATTTATTACCATTGTACGAGGCTAAGATGTTTTATCTTTTTGATCATCGTTTAGCAACTTATGAAGGAGCAACTCAAGACCAATTAAATGTGGGTATTTTACCGAGGATTGAAGATTTACAAAAGTCTAATCCATTCTGTGTCTCTACTCCACATTATTGGATTGATCGTAATGAAGTAGAGAGTAAACTTGATGGTAAGTGGAAAAGAAATTGGCTAATTACTTTTAGAGATATTACTCGTTCAAACAATGAAAGAACAGCAATTTTTACAATCTTACCTAGAGTTGCAATTGGGAATAATGCCCCTCTTATAATGTTTAATGATAAGTATTTGAACTTGGCGGCTTGCTTACTTTCCAACTTTTGCTCTCTTGTATTTGACTTTGTAACTAGGCATAAAGTTGGCGGGACTCACATGAATTTCTTCATTGTCAAACAACTCCCAGTCCTACCCCCCGATCGCTACAGCCAAAACGACATCAACTACATCACCCCCCGCGTCCTCGAACTCACCTACACCGCATGGGACATCAAACCCTTTGCCGATGACCTTTGGAATCCCACACCCACCCGTTCCCAGAGCGAAGTCGAAGGGAGTAACGCCGAAACCGACTCTATCCTCACCCAAGCCAGCGACAAACAACAACTGGGGCTTGACCTAGAACTAGACCTCACAGGCAAAAAACAACTCGAACTCACCACCCCACCAGATCCCACCCACCAAACCCACCTCCGCCAACTCATCCTCGAACAATGGCAAGCCAACCGCGCCGCCTTTGAGCAAGACCCTCACCCCCCAGCCCCCTCTCCCAAAGAGGGCGAGGGGGAGCAAGACTCTCTCAGAACCCCTCTCCCCACTTGGGAGAGGGGCAGGGGTGAGGGTCTTACCGACAACCTAGAAGGTATCCCCCTTCCCCCCTTCATCTGGCACGAAACCCGCCGCGCCCAAATCCGAGCCGAACTCGATGCCTACTACGCCAAACTCTACGGCTTAATCCGTGACGAACTGCGCTACATCCTCGACCCCGCCGACATCTACGGCACAGACTTCCCCAGCGAGACATTTAGAGTCCTAAAAAACAACGAAATGAAGAAATATGGCGAATACCGCACCCAACGACTCGTTTTAGAAGCATGGGATAAACTGGGATATTAG
- a CDS encoding 3'-5' exonuclease, giving the protein MTFSLTFTPTFLNELIGIPQNVFKRVSKATKLLERDPISAEGDAKKLKGYENVYRIRIGDYRLFYAIGTGWVKLLSVRKRNERTYETEIPNVVAPETPLDLQSVKPKKVPSTSSPLSQNPTSYANSLPSPPSPLSQNSLSYGNSLPSPPSPLSQNSLSYGNSLPSPPSPLSQNSLSYANSLPSPPSPLSQNSLSYGNSLPSPPSPLSQKGRGGEREDLAPLSPLGRGAGGEGLPFALTEDILQQWQIPAQYWTAIAKVNSAEALLELDMPDRLLNVILDNLYPRSIEEIDTQPEFVLSQAEDLDRYFAGDLSAFLLKLSDEQEKLIQFGSNGTVLIKGGAGTGKSTLALYRIKKLVEQGCTSILFTTYTNALVSYSEQLLEQLLGCPPADKGVEVTTIDAIARRYFVTTGKTTPFIDRDKCLSLLANALEQANIPAQNVFDRQVKLQTLQKLGLPYLLDEILQTIENWGIRTLDDYIAHDRRGRAVPLRQNIREAIWAVYETWEKLLAKNGSLTWEQLRRQALEVAQNLVEKPYQAIVIDEAQDFSPVALRFLLNLTPNFDNIYITADASQSIYQRGFSWKQIHEDLKVTGRTLILKQNYRNTQQIAIACTDILLGTEAGDSECLQQIPSLHIGDPPLLLLSKDQDQELAAIRDFLIDSAKRFRLPLHGSAILCPNNYSAETYAKHLTQLGLKAKFVSGKKIDLKAPYIKVLTLYSAKGLEFPFVVVTGLASGNFPSFNSDLPNEEHSKIRDEQRRLFYVGCSRAMRSLMVCGSSSHPSEFIENLTSPHWNPHPPAPSPMKGEGE; this is encoded by the coding sequence ATGACCTTTAGCCTCACCTTTACTCCAACCTTTTTGAATGAACTCATTGGCATTCCTCAGAATGTGTTCAAACGAGTTTCTAAAGCCACCAAATTATTAGAACGCGATCCCATATCTGCCGAAGGCGATGCCAAAAAGCTCAAAGGTTATGAAAATGTCTATCGCATCCGTATTGGTGACTATCGCCTGTTTTATGCGATCGGTACTGGTTGGGTAAAGCTGCTGAGTGTCCGCAAGCGCAATGAGCGCACCTATGAAACCGAAATTCCTAATGTCGTAGCTCCAGAAACCCCCCTCGATCTCCAGTCCGTAAAACCGAAGAAAGTCCCCTCAACTTCTAGCCCCCTCTCCCAAAACCCTACTAGCTATGCCAATAGCTTACCCTCACCCCCCAGCCCCCTCTCCCAAAACTCTCTAAGCTATGGCAATAGCTTACCCTCACCCCCTAGCCCCCTCTCCCAAAACTCTCTAAGCTATGGCAATAGCTTACCCTCACCCCCCAGCCCCCTCTCCCAAAACTCTCTAAGCTATGCCAATAGCTTACCCTCACCCCCTAGCCCCCTCTCCCAAAACTCTCTAAGCTATGGCAATAGCTTACCCTCACCCCCCAGCCCCCTCTCCCAAAAGGGGAGAGGGGGAGAAAGAGAAGATCTTGCTCCCCTCTCCCCCCTTGGGAGAGGGGCTGGGGGTGAGGGACTCCCTTTCGCACTTACAGAAGATATCTTGCAACAATGGCAGATTCCCGCACAATATTGGACAGCGATCGCTAAGGTGAATAGCGCTGAAGCATTGCTAGAGCTAGATATGCCCGATCGCTTGCTAAATGTGATTCTGGATAACCTTTACCCACGTTCCATTGAAGAAATAGACACTCAGCCTGAATTTGTCCTCAGTCAAGCCGAAGACCTCGATCGCTATTTTGCGGGCGATCTCAGTGCTTTTTTACTCAAGCTCAGCGACGAACAAGAAAAATTAATTCAATTTGGGAGCAATGGCACAGTCCTGATCAAAGGCGGTGCAGGTACTGGTAAATCCACCCTTGCCCTCTATCGCATCAAAAAATTAGTAGAGCAGGGCTGCACCTCCATTTTATTTACCACCTATACCAATGCCCTCGTTTCCTATTCCGAGCAACTTCTAGAACAATTACTAGGCTGTCCTCCTGCTGATAAAGGCGTAGAAGTAACTACGATTGATGCGATCGCCCGCCGCTATTTCGTTACCACAGGCAAAACCACCCCATTCATTGATCGTGATAAATGTCTATCACTATTAGCCAATGCCTTAGAGCAAGCGAATATTCCTGCCCAAAATGTATTCGATCGTCAAGTCAAACTGCAAACATTACAAAAACTGGGTTTGCCCTACCTCCTCGATGAAATCTTACAAACGATCGAAAATTGGGGCATTCGCACTCTTGATGATTACATCGCCCACGATCGGCGTGGTCGCGCCGTGCCGTTGCGACAAAATATTCGTGAAGCAATTTGGGCAGTTTATGAAACATGGGAAAAGTTATTAGCTAAAAATGGTAGCCTCACATGGGAACAGCTACGCCGCCAAGCTCTTGAAGTTGCTCAAAATCTAGTTGAGAAACCCTATCAAGCGATCGTCATTGATGAAGCTCAAGACTTCTCCCCCGTCGCACTGCGCTTTTTACTTAACCTCACTCCCAACTTCGACAATATTTACATCACCGCCGATGCTTCTCAATCCATCTATCAGCGCGGCTTTAGCTGGAAGCAAATCCATGAAGATTTGAAGGTCACGGGACGGACGCTCATCCTCAAGCAAAACTATCGCAACACCCAACAAATAGCGATCGCCTGTACCGATATTCTGCTTGGCACAGAAGCAGGCGACTCTGAATGCTTGCAGCAAATTCCCTCTCTGCACATCGGCGACCCGCCCTTACTTTTATTGAGCAAAGACCAAGATCAAGAACTAGCCGCGATTCGCGATTTTTTAATAGACTCCGCCAAACGTTTTCGTCTTCCTCTGCATGGTAGCGCGATCCTTTGCCCAAACAACTACAGCGCTGAAACCTATGCCAAACATCTAACCCAACTAGGACTCAAAGCCAAATTTGTTTCAGGTAAAAAGATCGATCTTAAAGCTCCCTACATTAAAGTCCTTACCCTCTATTCCGCTAAAGGTTTAGAGTTCCCTTTTGTAGTAGTCACGGGATTAGCATCAGGTAATTTCCCAAGCTTCAATAGTGATTTACCTAACGAAGAACATTCTAAAATCCGCGATGAACAAAGGCGGTTATTTTATGTCGGCTGTTCTAGAGCCATGCGATCGCTCATGGTCTGTGGCTCCTCCTCCCATCCCTCTGAATTTATTGAAAACCTCACATCTCCCCACTGGAACCCTCACCCCCCAGCACCCTCTCCCATGAAGGGAGAAGGGGAGTAA